The genomic interval GATCCAAGATAGTGCTCAGCTGATCCTGACAATCATCGTGGCGTTCTTGCTCGCTGCGACCGGCGGCTATCTACGGGAAGCGGCGGATCGCAAACAGTTCCTGTTGCGGCGCGAGCTGGCGGAGCAGGCGTCTATCGACATTCTGACGGGTCTTCCCAACCGACGCGTGTTTCAATGGCATGTCGAAAGTGCGTTGCGTCAGTGTGTTAGAGAGAAGAAGTCGGCGGTTCTGGCGATCATCGATGTCGATAATTTCAAGCAGTACAATGATCACTATGGCCATGTTGAGGGCGATGCGGCGCTGCGCAAAGTAGCGCAATCGCTACGGGCGACGGCAAGGCGGCCGCTCGATATTACGGCGCGCGTTGGGGGGGAAGAGTTTTGCGTGTTCCTGTTCGACACTGATCTGGCGCGGTGTCAGGCGGCGCTGGAACAGCTTTTGGTCCGGGTGCGGCAGCTGTCCATTCAACATCGAGATTCGGCGACCGGCGTGGTGACAATCAGCGCGGGCGCCACAAATTTCGATGGGGCGGAAGATCTGGCGGGGCTCTATCGGCGCGCTGATGCGGCTCTGTACCAAAGCAAAACGGCAGGACGGAACCAGTTGAGCTTTTCTTGAGAGCTGGGTCAGTTATTCCAGGTGCGGCCAGAGGCGCTGCGCATTCTGAAATGCTCTGTCAAAGCCAAGAGCACCACCAAATGCGTCCGCTCCGGGGTGCCGGGCGGCTTGAGGCATTTGACCTGAGACGAAACAGTGAAGCGGCCGCCACAGCTCGTGCCGGATGCCGTGTAGATCAACTGTTTCAGGTCAACATCATATCGCGCCGATGTAACCTTGAATTCCATCACTTTGTCTTGCCGCGTATTTGGATACGAGTAGGCACATTTCTTCAATGCAAACTATGCCAGCATCTGCCGCAGAAGTCTCAATGTTTACGATGGATGACGGAGATGTTCCTTCTGCTGGTTGGCCCTCTGCACCTGGCGGAATCGGCGCTGTGGCAGCGGAACCATGAGAAAAACTGCCTACACTCAACAAGGCTGTGGACAGACATTGTTGATTCTAGGGTTTTATACCTACAATTGTCTGGCGTTTTCTGTTTCCTGCCAGCATTATGGTTGGACAGCGTAGGACGGGGGGCTTTCCTGCGCTGAGGTATCGGGTGCTTAGGCACCCTATGCCGACGGGGTTTGAGCGCGGCTCCTGCTAGCGCTCGCCCCACTTTTTTCATTTTCGCTGGAACTAGTTGGCGGTCAATTGCGTATATGGATTGGGGCACCGGCATTGCGTTGGGGCTCAAGGGGTTTGAGCGCAATCGCCCCCAATTGCGCTCACCCCGTCCCACTTTTCTCGTAGCGGCGTTTCAGAGCGCTGTTTTTGCCGATTGGTTATCCGATGCCGACAGGCTTCGCTATTAGCCAGATCTGCATATCTATGAGGGTCCGTCTCAGAAGTCTGGCGGGCGCAGCGAGCATGTCCCGTTTCTGCGCAAGGCGCGGTTTTACGGTTTAGTTGCCAGGATTGTAGGTTGGCACAACTGGCGTGAAGACCGGCCGTTTGGGCAGGGAATCAAGGCGGCGCTGAAGTTGCAAATCCTGGATGGCCGTCTGGTTGTTTTGCAGTTGCATCTCGAACTGCTTCTGGCGCGCGCTGGTGCTGATTTCCTGATTGAGGCAGATCAGCCGCTGCTGGTTGGCCGCGATGGTTTCGGCGGTATCGCCGCGGGCTTCGGGAGGGCATGCGGCCATGGCCGGCGCAATAGTCGCCAAGGTGAGGATCCCGATCGCAATAAGCGTCTTCATGGCAGACCTCCGTTTGACTTGAACATGGTGACTGTCGCGGCCTGTCACAAATCACGAATCCGCGTTGCAACTACACGGCTTGGGTAGAACGGCTGGAGGGCATCACTGTTCCATCACGGACAATTGCAGTTGCGCTCAGTTCGCGAGGCGGCGGTAGAGGCGGACCATGGTGACCGGCTGGTCTGCAGCCTGCCAGTAGACGCGGGCGACCAGATCATTGCGATTCCCGCTGCGTACGACGTCTAGTCCCAGCGCCTTACGGACGGCCTCTTCGGGAGATCGGACATTTTCAATGGTTATTTCAACGGGTTGGCCTTCGCCAGCTCGCATATCAATCACGCGGTATACGACAAACATAGCGCCTCGCTTTGTGGAGGAGGCGTCTAGCATGTCGTTTTCGGTTTGGACTTTAACTAAGACATGTGCAGGCAAATCCGCAGAACGCCAGCAATGGCGGCGTTTTTGCTGGCCATACGTACTATGGAGAAGCTTGGCAGCACATTCCGTGAGGCGCGTAATTGGACGGACTGAAAAGGCTACTCGGCGGCGACCGGCAGCTTGTCGGTGTGGCGCGCCTTGAGGCGATTCAGTTGGTGGGCGGCGTGGGAGAGCAGGGCGGTTCTGACTTCAGGAGTGGAGACTGAACCCACATCCGCTTTTACTTTTAGATCAAGGTAATAGCGGGAGACGTTGCCCATGAAGCCCTCTTCAATGGTAACGCGAACCATACCTGTTATTCTGCCTGGAATCGTCTGGTGCGGGCCGTAGTAGCGGACCTCACAACCTTTGACATCGAAACTCGCCCCTTGGAAAGACATCGTCACAGCCCTCCAGCTGCCACTTTTTCGTCTTAATCGGATTAAATGCCTTCCCAAACGGGTATGCAAGCGGGATTCAACGCAGTCTTCACTAATCGTTAATATTTGTGATTGGACGAAGCCGGCGGCTCCGGCGGCTCCGGCGGGCAATCGTCGGCGGCCCTGTTGCATTTAGCGCGGAGTTTCTCTAGATACCCAGCTTCAAGCCGTGCGGGACTCCTGCGCGGCCTTTGGTTTTGCACCAAAACACCAAAGAGTAGATTCGCATATGGCACGTCCAAACCCGATCCAGTTCCTGCAGCAAGTCCGGCAGGAGACATCCAAGGTCACCTGGCCTGGTCGGAACGAAATCCTGATCTCCACGATCATGGTGCTTGTTCTGGTGATCATGGCGAGCCTGTTTTTCTTGCTTGCCGACCAGGTTATCTCCTGGGTCGTTGGGCTGATGCTCTCGATCCGCTAGAGCGGGTTACGAACACTAGATACTAGGAGCGGCGACGCGGCATGGCCAAGCGCTGGTACATCGTTCAGGCTTACTCGAACTTCGAGCGCAAGGTGGCGGAAGATATTCGTCAGAAGGTTGCGCAGAAGAAGCTCGAGCATCTGTTTGAAGACGTAATCGTGCCGACCGAAAAGGTCGTCGAGATCCGTCGCGGCCGCAAGGTCGACGCCGAACGCAAGTTTTTCCCGGGTTATGTCCTGGTGAAGATGGATATGACCGATGAGGCATTCCATCTGATCAAGAATACCCCAAAGGTCACTGGTTTCCTCGGTTCGGACAACAAGCCGATGCCGATTTCCGAAAAGGAAGCCATGGGCATTCTGCAGCAGGTGCAGGAAGGCGTGGATCATCCCAAGCCATCCGTCTCGTTCGAAGTGGGCGAGAATGTGCGCGTGTCGGACGGTCCTTTTGCCAGCTTCAACGGCGTGGTGGAAGAGGTCGACGAAGAACGCAGCCGCCTCAAGGTGGAAGTTTCGATTTTTGGGCGTCCCACTCCGGTGGAGCTCGAATACGGTCAGGTCGAAAAGGTCTGACCAAACCATCCGGCTTTGGTCGGGTGAAAATCTGTGGGAGAGGGCGGTGGCTGCCAGCCTCCGGCAAACCCTTGCACCACAGCGTCAAATGGCCGGATGACACCGGCCGAATTTTGTAAGGACGATTATGGCAAAGAAAATCGTTGGCTACGTAAAGCTGCAGGTGCCCGCTGGCTCCGCAACGCCATCCCCACCAATCGGGCCGGCTCTCGGTCAGCGCGGTCTGAACATCATGGAATTCTGCAAGGCGTTCAATGCCGCCACGCAGGAAATGGAAAAGGGTTCGCCCATTCCAGTCGTGATCACCGCCTATGCCGACAAGAGCTTCACTTTCGAGATGAAGCAGCCGCCGGTTACCTACTTCATCAAGAAGGCCGTGAACCTGAAGTCGGGCAGCAAGCTGCCAGGCAAGGAATCGGCTGGTACGATCACTGTGGCTCAGCTGCGTGATATCGCCGAAAAGAAGATGAAGGATCTCAACGCCGACAATATCGACGCCGCTGTGTCGATGATCGCCGGCTCTGCCCGTTCCATGGGCATTCAGGTCGAGGGCTGATTGAATGGCACACG from Devosia sp. 2618 carries:
- a CDS encoding GGDEF domain-containing protein, which codes for MPDRDSEVSSSEEFTPTLTFNRETEVEFRAAVLRDQRQATLVCAVGAFIIWVGFATLDMFRIWYLPPGDWAWQVALLLIGRAVVMAALIGTIFEVWLGRQRYDRLVVVVFVLVGLVASLTANLARSMGAFAVDSAQVAVVMAAFLPIGLRFKQSLTVGLIVTCACVWITLQVLPHSMIQDSAQLILTIIVAFLLAATGGYLREAADRKQFLLRRELAEQASIDILTGLPNRRVFQWHVESALRQCVREKKSAVLAIIDVDNFKQYNDHYGHVEGDAALRKVAQSLRATARRPLDITARVGGEEFCVFLFDTDLARCQAALEQLLVRVRQLSIQHRDSATGVVTISAGATNFDGAEDLAGLYRRADAALYQSKTAGRNQLSFS
- the secE gene encoding preprotein translocase subunit SecE, giving the protein MARPNPIQFLQQVRQETSKVTWPGRNEILISTIMVLVLVIMASLFFLLADQVISWVVGLMLSIR
- the nusG gene encoding transcription termination/antitermination protein NusG produces the protein MAKRWYIVQAYSNFERKVAEDIRQKVAQKKLEHLFEDVIVPTEKVVEIRRGRKVDAERKFFPGYVLVKMDMTDEAFHLIKNTPKVTGFLGSDNKPMPISEKEAMGILQQVQEGVDHPKPSVSFEVGENVRVSDGPFASFNGVVEEVDEERSRLKVEVSIFGRPTPVELEYGQVEKV
- the rplK gene encoding 50S ribosomal protein L11, with the translated sequence MAKKIVGYVKLQVPAGSATPSPPIGPALGQRGLNIMEFCKAFNAATQEMEKGSPIPVVITAYADKSFTFEMKQPPVTYFIKKAVNLKSGSKLPGKESAGTITVAQLRDIAEKKMKDLNADNIDAAVSMIAGSARSMGIQVEG